In a genomic window of Sulfuriferula nivalis:
- the pstB gene encoding phosphate ABC transporter ATP-binding protein PstB: MDIKPKISLQNLNFFYGKHHALKNINLDIPDHHVTAFIGPSGCGKSTLLRTLNRMYDLYPGQRAEGKILLDGEDILQKETDLNKLRARVGMVFQKPTPFPMSIYDNIAFGIKLYDNPSRSELDDRVEWALKKAALWNEVKDKLNQSGYSLSGGQQQRLCIARGIAVKPDVLLLDEPASALDPISTARIEELIHELKTDYTITIVTHSMQQAARVSDYTAYMYLGEMMEFGKTDVIFTNPTKKETEDYITGKFG, from the coding sequence ATGGACATCAAACCAAAAATCAGTTTGCAGAATTTAAATTTCTTTTATGGCAAACATCATGCGCTGAAAAACATTAATCTGGATATACCTGACCATCATGTGACTGCATTCATAGGTCCATCAGGTTGCGGTAAGTCCACATTACTACGGACACTAAACCGCATGTATGACCTCTATCCTGGCCAACGTGCCGAAGGTAAGATTTTGCTGGATGGCGAAGACATACTGCAAAAAGAAACTGATTTGAACAAACTGCGTGCACGTGTAGGTATGGTTTTCCAAAAACCAACGCCATTCCCAATGTCTATTTATGACAACATCGCATTCGGTATTAAGCTATATGACAACCCTAGCCGATCGGAACTTGATGACCGTGTTGAATGGGCGTTAAAAAAAGCTGCATTGTGGAATGAAGTAAAAGACAAACTTAACCAAAGTGGTTATAGCCTTTCCGGTGGTCAACAACAACGCTTGTGTATTGCCCGTGGAATAGCGGTTAAACCCGATGTATTACTGTTAGACGAGCCAGCTTCTGCTTTGGATCCTATTTCTACCGCACGCATTGAAGAACTCATACACGAACTCAAAACCGACTACACCATCACCATAGTCACGCATAGCATGCAACAGGCAGCGCGCGTTTCAGATTACACTGCGTATATGTATCTGGGCGAAATGATGGAATTTGGTAAAACTGATGTAATTTTCACCAATCCAACAAAAAAAGAAACCGAAGATTACATTACAGGTAAATTTGGTTGA
- the pstA gene encoding phosphate ABC transporter permease PstA has product MITLYQRRKLINNFNLFFAWVTMFIGLAALGWILWTLLSHGIHGIKLSLFTQNTPAPGSEGGLLNAIAGSFLMSITGALIGTPIGIMAGTYLAEFGGRGWLAPTTRFINDILLSAPSIVIGLFVYAVYVATTHHFSGWAGTFALALLVIPVVVRTTENMLRLVPHTLREAAAALGAPQWKVVTMVTWRASKAGMMTGVLLAVARITGETAPLLFTALNNQFWSSNMNAPMANLPVVIFQMAMSPYDNWHDLAWSGALLITFTVLLLSILARVLFRQERSAH; this is encoded by the coding sequence ATGATTACTCTCTATCAGCGTCGTAAATTAATTAACAACTTTAATCTATTTTTTGCATGGGTCACCATGTTTATTGGGCTAGCTGCGCTTGGCTGGATATTATGGACACTACTGAGCCACGGCATACATGGCATAAAGCTGTCGTTATTCACACAAAACACACCAGCTCCGGGTAGCGAAGGCGGCTTGCTCAATGCCATTGCAGGTAGTTTTCTGATGTCAATCACCGGTGCGCTAATAGGTACCCCTATCGGCATTATGGCAGGCACCTATCTCGCAGAATTTGGTGGACGCGGCTGGCTAGCGCCAACTACGCGATTTATTAATGACATTCTGCTATCGGCGCCGTCTATTGTTATTGGTTTGTTTGTTTATGCTGTGTATGTAGCAACCACCCACCACTTCTCTGGTTGGGCTGGCACTTTCGCATTGGCTTTACTCGTCATACCTGTCGTTGTACGCACCACCGAAAATATGTTGCGTTTAGTTCCACACACACTGCGTGAAGCTGCTGCTGCCTTGGGTGCACCGCAATGGAAAGTAGTTACTATGGTCACTTGGCGCGCTTCTAAAGCAGGCATGATGACTGGTGTATTACTTGCTGTGGCGCGCATCACTGGTGAAACGGCACCACTGTTGTTTACTGCCTTAAACAATCAGTTCTGGAGTAGCAACATGAATGCGCCTATGGCCAACTTACCTGTTGTAATTTTCCAAATGGCTATGAGCCCCTACGATAACTGGCATGATTTAGCCTGGTCCGGCGCATTACTTATAACTTTCACTGTTTTGTTACTAAGCATACTTGCGCGCGTACTCTTCCGCCAAGAACGCTCAGCTCATTAA
- the glmM gene encoding phosphoglucosamine mutase produces the protein MSRKYFGTDGVRGRVGVAPITPDFVMRLGYAAGKVLASDRSHLSAGENPVVLIGKDTRISGYMLEAALQAGLCAAGVNVRLVGPMPTPAIAYLTRALRLQAGVVISASHNPYEDNGIKFFSATGQKLADETELAIEAMLDSPMQTMDSAYLGRVKRIDDAAARYIEFCKSTFPFDSDLRGLRIVVDCAQGATYHVAPPVLHELGAEVIAIANQPNGMNINRECGATHTATLSAAVKLHRADFGIALDGDGDRLMMADRDGVIYDGDQLIYVIAKYRQQMGKFKGGVVGTLMTNLGMEHALERLNIPFMRAQVGDRYVLEMLAEQGWQLGGEASGHILCLDKHTTGDGIIAALQVLQVLQDVGMTLAQYTADMQQYPQTLLNVRLMGKVDLKAPLIQEAVAAAEQVLGATGRVVLRASGTEPLIRVMVECQSEDQARQQAELIATAVRNAVK, from the coding sequence ATGAGTAGAAAATATTTCGGTACTGATGGTGTGCGTGGTCGTGTTGGTGTAGCACCGATTACGCCTGACTTTGTTATGCGTTTAGGTTATGCAGCGGGTAAGGTGTTGGCCAGTGATCGTAGCCATCTGAGTGCTGGTGAAAACCCCGTGGTCTTGATAGGTAAAGATACACGTATTTCTGGTTATATGTTAGAAGCCGCATTACAGGCAGGCTTGTGCGCGGCTGGTGTAAATGTGCGTTTGGTCGGACCTATGCCCACCCCAGCAATAGCATATTTGACCAGAGCATTACGGTTACAGGCTGGTGTGGTGATTTCGGCATCGCATAATCCGTATGAAGATAATGGAATTAAATTTTTTTCAGCAACTGGTCAAAAGCTGGCAGATGAAACCGAATTAGCGATAGAAGCTATGCTGGATAGTCCGATGCAAACCATGGATTCTGCATATTTGGGGCGTGTAAAACGGATAGATGATGCTGCTGCGCGCTATATTGAGTTTTGTAAGAGTACATTTCCTTTTGACAGTGATCTGCGTGGATTGCGTATTGTGGTGGATTGCGCGCAAGGTGCCACTTACCATGTTGCACCTCCGGTTTTGCATGAATTAGGTGCCGAGGTCATTGCGATAGCCAACCAACCTAATGGTATGAATATTAATCGTGAGTGCGGTGCAACACATACTGCAACGTTAAGTGCAGCAGTGAAATTGCATCGTGCTGATTTCGGCATTGCCTTGGATGGTGATGGTGATAGATTGATGATGGCAGACAGGGATGGCGTAATTTATGATGGTGATCAACTGATTTACGTTATTGCTAAATATCGCCAGCAAATGGGTAAATTTAAAGGCGGCGTGGTTGGAACCCTGATGACGAATCTGGGGATGGAGCATGCACTTGAGCGGCTGAATATTCCGTTTATGCGTGCTCAGGTTGGCGATCGTTATGTGTTGGAAATGCTTGCAGAACAGGGATGGCAGTTAGGTGGGGAAGCTTCTGGACATATTTTGTGTTTGGATAAGCATACGACAGGTGATGGGATTATTGCGGCACTACAGGTGCTGCAAGTACTGCAGGATGTAGGGATGACGCTGGCGCAATACACAGCGGATATGCAGCAGTATCCACAGACGTTGTTAAATGTGCGTTTGATGGGCAAGGTAGATTTAAAGGCACCTCTTATTCAAGAAGCGGTAGCGGCAGCTGAGCAGGTACTGGGTGCAACGGGCAGGGTAGTGTTGCGTGCGTCGGGTACTGAACCATTGATCAGGGTCATGGTAGAGTGTCAAAGTGAAGATCAGGCACGGCAACAAGCGGAATTAATTGCGACTGCTGTACGTAATGCTGTGAAATAA